The sequence CGGTGCGTCGCGCCGTCCACCGAGATCATGGTCGGCGCCTCGAACCACGGCAGCATCTCCGGGTCGCCGTTCACGACGGCGAACTGGTCGCCGTTGTCATTCAGGACCGTCGAGCAGTCCTCGAAGCCGGTGACCATCCAGCCGCCCAGGATGTCGTTCCACACCACCGGCCCGGCGGCGCGCACCTGCTCGAAGAGCGGGTACGGATTGTCGATCGCGGCTCGATCGAAGAAGTTGATGTCCAGTCGCGCGCTGGCCATTCGGGACCTCCGCCTGCTACGGGATCGCGGGGACAATCCAGCACCCTGCCCCATCGTCTTAAGGATTGCAAGGTTGCCGCTGGCGGCTAGATCATCGTCACCGGGACCGGCGGCTGGCTGGCGCGGCCGTCGTAGCGCGCGCGGGCGGCGATGATCTCCGGGGCGTGGGTCACCGCCCACTCGCCGACGGCGTGGGTGAGCCTGCCGACGTCGACACCGAGCTCGGTCAGCGCGTACTCGACGCGGGGCGGGACCGTCGGGTAGACGGTGCGTGCCACGAGCCCGTCGCGTTCGAGGTTCTTCAGCGTCTGGGTGAGCATCTTCTGCGTGATGTCGCCGAGCAGCCGGCGGAGCTCGTTGAACCGCATCGGCCCGTCGGCCCGCCGCAGGGCGGACAGCACGTAGAGCGCCCACTTGTTGGCCAGTACCTCCAGCACGGTCCGGGAGGGACAGCCATTGCGGAAACGGGCCCGCCACTGCTCGGTGTCCTGGTCAAAAGCAGTACCCATGAGGTACCTGGATATCAGAGAGGTGCCTACTTTACGAGAGGTACCGACAGGCGGAATCGTGGTCACCATGAGAGCGATCAGCCAGACCACCTTCGGTGGTCCAGAGGTTCTCCAGATCGTCGAGGTCGACCGTCCGGCCGCCGGCCGGGGCGAGGTGCAGCTCAAGGTCAGCGCGGCCGGAGTCAACCCGGCCGACTGGAAGGCGCGAGCCGGGCTCCTGACGGCCTCCGTGCCCGAGCCGTTCATCCTCGGCCTCGACGTGGCCGGAGTCGTCACCGCCGTCGGGCCTGACGTCACCCGGTTCGCGGTCGGCGACGAGGTGCACGGGTTCACCTTCCCGCCGCGCGGCGCCCACGCCGACTACACCGTCGCCCCGCAGGAGGCGCTGGCGCCGGCCGCCGGCCTGGATCCGCTGGTCGCCGCCGCCTTGCCGATCGCCGGGCTCACGGCCTGGCAGGCGCTGGTCCGGGTCGCCGACGTGCGGCCCGGGCAGCGGGTGCTGGTGCACGCGGCGGCCGGCGGCGTCGGGCATCTCGCCGTCCAGATCGCGAAGTCGCTCGGCGCGTACGTGATCGGCACGGCCCGGCCGGCCAAGCACGAGTACCTGCGCGAGCTGGGGGCCGACGAGCTGGTCGACTACACCAGCGTCGACTTCGCCGAGGTGCTGCGCGAGATCGACGTGGTGATCGACCCGATGGCCGAGGACTACGGCGTCCGTTCGCTGGAGGTCCTGGCGGCCGGGGGAGTGCTCATTGACGTGCGTGGCACGGGGCCTGACCGCGACGAGGTCCGCGCGCTCGCCGCGAGGCGTGGACCGAGGTTCGTGCAGTTCAGGGTCGAGCGCTCCGGCGACGACCTGCGCCGTCTCGACGAGTTGGTGACCTGCGAGGCCCTGCGGGTGGACGTGGGCCAGACGCTGCCTCTCACCGAGGCCGCCAAGGCGCACGAGCTCATCGAGACCGGCCGTACCCGAGGCAAGATCGTGCTGCTCCCGTAGCGCCGCTACGCCGCCGCCCCGCGTCCCGCGCCCGCCGCGGAGGTGGGCGCGGGACACGTGAGGTCAGGCGCCGACGAGGCCGCCGGGGCCGCCGGCGCCTGGGGGTGTCGTCGCGACGGCCGGGGTGCGGGCGCGGGCGAGGCGTCCGGACACCTGGTAGCCGGCGGCCATGACGCCGATCACGAGGACGGTCTCGCCGGTGCCCCAGACCCAGGTCGACGCGCTGACCTCCTTGGCGGCGATCTTGGGGAGCTTCGCGTCGGCGGTCGCGGCCTGCTGGGCCGCCTTGGCCTGGAAGGCCTGGTTGCGGGCCGAGCCGTGCAGGAACGGGGCGACGAACAGCACCGTCAGGACGAGCAGCAGCTCGACGGCGACCACGGCCGGGAACTGGCGGGTCAGGATGGTCCGCAGCGGCCGCTCGTCGCCGGCCGCCCGGAGCGCCTCGACCCGCGGGTGCAGCCAGAACTGGTTGACGACGCCGAGCACCAGCAGCGTGCCGAAGATGAGGATCTTCACGCCGAGCACCCGCCCGTACATGGTGGTGAACAGCTGGGACGGGCCGTCGACGTGCTCCCAGTACAGGAAGAGCCCGGAGAGCGCGATCGCGGCCACGCAGCTCATCGCGACGGCGGAGAAGCGCCGGATGGCGGCCGACCAGAACGCGCCGCGCTCGCCGGCCTGGACGCCGCCCGGCAGCGCGAGCAGGAGCAGCCCGGCGAGGCCGCCGGCCCAGACCGCCCCGCCGAGCAGGTGCAGCATCCACATCACCGTCTCGAAGCTGGTCCGGCTCCAGTCGCCGGGCACCTCGGCCGGGAACTTCGTCGTCCCCAGGGCGACCGCGCCGGCCAGCAGGCCCACCGCGAGCAGCCAGACCCTCGCCCGGCCGCCCGCCACGCGCCGCAGCACCAGCGGCGCGACCGCTACCGCGCCGACCAGACTGAGGGTGACCTCCAGCCCGGACAGCCGGCCGGCGTTGCTGCCGTCATAGAGCGAGTCCCAGGCCGCGGCGTAGTCGAAGCCGCCGGACTCCGAGGCGTCGTGCGCGAGGTCGGACAGCACCGCCGGTACGGCCAGCACCCCGAGCGGCACCGCGGCCGAGGCCAGCCGGGCCGTCACCCGGGCCACCGCGTCGGGGCCGATCCGGCGGGCCGCCGGGCCGGTGGCGAGCAGGGCCAGCGCGGTCAGCCCGACGAAGCCCATCAGCGTGATCCAGGTCGTCCAGGCCACCGCCGAGTCCGCGAACGGGCCCAGCGGGGTCGACGGTGGCGGCGCCGCCACGACGGTTGTGAGCTGCATGATTAGGTCCACCCTGAGGTCGGCATCACCGGGAGAAGTGGCTTAGGTTAGCCACACCTAACCTGTCTGCGTCAAAGCAGACGACGCTCTAGCCGTCGGGCGGAGAGTAAGTCCGTGACTACTTAGGTGGATGGTCGAGGGCCTGGCGGAGCTGCTCGAAAGCGCATGGCTTCGAGATCGAGCCAGGGCGCCTGCCGTGACCACAGGTCGCGCGGGCCCAGTTGCCTTGGGCTACGGGTCCGTCGTCTGCCCTTTACTTGTTCCTTGCAGGCCTTTACCGGTTCCTTGCCGCTCATCCGGGCAGGCGGCGCGCCGAGGCCGGGCCTCGACTGTTTCGAGGCCCGGCCGCGGCGACGAGTGGGTGGCCTGGTGTCAGAGGCGGCCGAAGTCCTGCGTCCAGTAGTAGCGGTAGGAGCCGCCTTCGGCGTAGCCGACGCCGATCCGGGTGTAGGAGCAGTTCAGGATGTTCGCCCGGTGGCCCGGGCTGTTCATCCACATGTCCATGGTCTGGGCGGCGGTCGTCCCACCCGCGGCGATGTTCTCCCCGACGGCGGTCAACGGGAACCCGGTCGCCCGGATGCGGTCGACCATGGTCCGGCCGTCCAGGCTGGTGTGGCTGAAGTAGTTGTTCTGCGCCATGTCGGCGGTGTGTGCCTGCGCCGAGG is a genomic window of Pseudofrankia inefficax containing:
- a CDS encoding winged helix-turn-helix transcriptional regulator produces the protein MGTAFDQDTEQWRARFRNGCPSRTVLEVLANKWALYVLSALRRADGPMRFNELRRLLGDITQKMLTQTLKNLERDGLVARTVYPTVPPRVEYALTELGVDVGRLTHAVGEWAVTHAPEIIAARARYDGRASQPPVPVTMI
- a CDS encoding NADP-dependent oxidoreductase codes for the protein MRAISQTTFGGPEVLQIVEVDRPAAGRGEVQLKVSAAGVNPADWKARAGLLTASVPEPFILGLDVAGVVTAVGPDVTRFAVGDEVHGFTFPPRGAHADYTVAPQEALAPAAGLDPLVAAALPIAGLTAWQALVRVADVRPGQRVLVHAAAGGVGHLAVQIAKSLGAYVIGTARPAKHEYLRELGADELVDYTSVDFAEVLREIDVVIDPMAEDYGVRSLEVLAAGGVLIDVRGTGPDRDEVRALAARRGPRFVQFRVERSGDDLRRLDELVTCEALRVDVGQTLPLTEAAKAHELIETGRTRGKIVLLP
- a CDS encoding CopD family protein; the protein is MQLTTVVAAPPPSTPLGPFADSAVAWTTWITLMGFVGLTALALLATGPAARRIGPDAVARVTARLASAAVPLGVLAVPAVLSDLAHDASESGGFDYAAAWDSLYDGSNAGRLSGLEVTLSLVGAVAVAPLVLRRVAGGRARVWLLAVGLLAGAVALGTTKFPAEVPGDWSRTSFETVMWMLHLLGGAVWAGGLAGLLLLALPGGVQAGERGAFWSAAIRRFSAVAMSCVAAIALSGLFLYWEHVDGPSQLFTTMYGRVLGVKILIFGTLLVLGVVNQFWLHPRVEALRAAGDERPLRTILTRQFPAVVAVELLLVLTVLFVAPFLHGSARNQAFQAKAAQQAATADAKLPKIAAKEVSASTWVWGTGETVLVIGVMAAGYQVSGRLARARTPAVATTPPGAGGPGGLVGA